From Halomicrobium salinisoli, the proteins below share one genomic window:
- a CDS encoding beta-ketoacyl-[acyl-carrier-protein] synthase family protein, whose protein sequence is MGAGVVVTGVGAVTPVGRSAPATWDALLDKRSGASSISRFDPDAAGCRSRIACEATLPEETPVDSTKVGRYAEFAVAAASEAIDDAGFDPRDPDWDAPRVGTSVGSAIGGLPEIESTVGDRVSPRFVVTYLSNLASSQVSIQFDARGPNRAASTACAAGVHAVADAARELRCGRADVMVAGGSEAILSPHGVRGFDAMRALSTRNDDPEGASRPFDADRDGFVIGEGAGVLVLETAAHAAERGVDPIARIAGFGRSADAVHPTRPPEGAEGLRRCLERALDDASLAPPAIDHVSAHGTSTPRGDEHEATALNRTFDECPPVTATKSLTGHTLGASGAIESVVTALAIREGTVPPTANYRTPDPVCDVPVVADPRDAELEAAVNVAAGFGGTNGAVVLEAAR, encoded by the coding sequence ATGGGGGCCGGAGTCGTAGTCACGGGCGTCGGGGCCGTCACGCCTGTCGGCAGGTCTGCACCTGCGACCTGGGACGCACTGTTGGACAAACGAAGCGGGGCGAGTTCCATCTCCCGGTTCGATCCGGACGCCGCCGGCTGTCGCTCGCGGATCGCGTGCGAGGCGACGCTGCCCGAGGAGACGCCGGTCGACTCGACGAAAGTGGGTCGGTACGCCGAATTCGCCGTCGCGGCGGCGTCGGAAGCGATCGACGACGCCGGGTTCGACCCCCGGGATCCGGACTGGGACGCCCCCCGCGTCGGGACGAGCGTCGGATCGGCGATCGGCGGACTCCCGGAGATCGAGTCGACCGTCGGTGATCGCGTCTCTCCACGGTTCGTGGTCACCTACCTCTCGAACCTCGCGTCGAGCCAGGTCAGCATCCAGTTCGACGCGAGAGGGCCCAACCGCGCCGCGTCAACGGCGTGTGCGGCGGGCGTCCACGCGGTCGCCGACGCGGCTCGCGAGCTCCGCTGCGGGCGGGCGGACGTGATGGTGGCCGGCGGGAGCGAGGCGATCCTCAGCCCGCACGGCGTCCGGGGATTCGACGCCATGCGGGCGCTCAGTACGCGCAACGACGATCCGGAAGGCGCGAGCCGCCCGTTCGACGCGGATCGTGACGGCTTCGTCATCGGCGAAGGCGCCGGCGTGCTCGTCCTGGAGACCGCGGCCCACGCCGCCGAGCGGGGCGTCGATCCGATCGCCCGGATAGCCGGCTTCGGCCGGAGCGCCGACGCCGTCCATCCGACCCGGCCGCCGGAGGGGGCGGAGGGGCTGCGGCGCTGTCTGGAGCGGGCACTCGACGACGCCTCGCTCGCCCCACCGGCGATCGACCACGTCAGCGCCCACGGGACCAGCACGCCCCGCGGCGACGAGCACGAGGCCACGGCGTTGAACCGAACGTTCGACGAGTGTCCGCCGGTGACGGCGACCAAGAGCCTCACGGGCCACACGCTCGGGGCCAGCGGGGCCATAGAGAGCGTCGTCACCGCGCTGGCGATCCGTGAGGGGACCGTTCCGCCGACGGCGAACTACCGGACGCCGGACCCGGTCTGTGACGTCCCCGTCGTCGCGGACCCGCGGGACGCGGAACTCGAAGCGGCCGTCAACGTCGCCGCCGGGTTCGGCGGGACGAACGGGGCGGTCGTTCTGGAGGCCGCTCGATGA
- a CDS encoding Zn-dependent alcohol dehydrogenase has translation MTRTVDAAVIPDHDADGFEVESVELEEPRSKEVRIDVEYAGVCHTDWHAVEGDLPSRHYPTVGGHEGAGVVTEVGEGVDHVDVGDRVVTVWVPGCGRCDQCVRGNQHLCVNGGSNLTRGPQPDGTFRMRQGDADVGQYLLLGTFATETVVSADAVVPVPDELPLDVASIVGCGVATGFGSMAYRADVDPNDTVVVIGAGNVGLNAVRGAVQAGAGRIVASDPLANKREMARQFGATDVVDPTDADPAAVVADLTDGAGADVTVFTVGVGSGELIGEAYQTLGERGELIVTATSPDDHIDVPPLDLYLTEKSIKGCLYGGTSPRRAVSEIVDMYLDGRYDLETLISRTYALSDVNEAYRNLLDGEDVHSVLRC, from the coding sequence ATGACTCGAACGGTCGATGCAGCAGTGATACCCGACCACGACGCGGACGGGTTCGAGGTCGAGTCGGTCGAACTCGAGGAGCCGCGCTCGAAGGAGGTCCGGATCGACGTAGAGTACGCCGGCGTGTGTCACACCGATTGGCACGCCGTCGAGGGGGACCTCCCGTCGCGGCATTACCCCACAGTGGGCGGCCACGAGGGGGCCGGCGTGGTGACCGAAGTCGGCGAGGGCGTCGACCACGTCGACGTCGGCGACCGGGTCGTGACCGTCTGGGTTCCCGGGTGCGGGCGCTGCGACCAGTGCGTGCGGGGCAACCAGCACCTCTGCGTCAACGGCGGCTCGAATCTCACCCGGGGCCCCCAGCCCGACGGCACCTTCCGGATGCGCCAGGGCGACGCCGACGTCGGCCAGTACCTGCTGCTCGGGACGTTCGCGACGGAGACGGTCGTCTCGGCGGACGCGGTCGTTCCGGTCCCCGACGAGCTCCCGCTGGACGTCGCGTCGATCGTCGGGTGCGGCGTCGCCACCGGGTTCGGATCGATGGCGTACCGGGCGGACGTCGACCCGAACGACACGGTCGTCGTGATCGGTGCCGGTAACGTGGGCCTCAACGCCGTCCGTGGCGCCGTGCAGGCCGGTGCCGGGCGCATCGTCGCCAGCGATCCGCTGGCGAACAAACGCGAGATGGCCCGACAGTTCGGTGCGACCGACGTGGTCGATCCGACCGACGCGGATCCGGCCGCCGTCGTCGCGGACCTGACCGACGGCGCCGGTGCCGACGTAACGGTCTTCACGGTCGGCGTCGGATCGGGCGAGCTCATCGGCGAGGCGTATCAGACCCTCGGCGAGCGCGGCGAACTGATCGTCACCGCGACGTCGCCGGACGATCACATCGACGTCCCGCCGCTGGATCTGTACCTGACCGAGAAGTCGATCAAGGGCTGTCTCTACGGAGGGACGAGTCCGCGGCGCGCCGTCTCCGAGATCGTCGACATGTACCTCGACGGGCGCTACGACCTGGAGACGCTCATCTCGCGAACGTACGCGCTCTCGGACGTGAACGAGGCCTACCGGAACCTCCTGGACGGCGAGGACGTCCACAGCGTCCTGCGGTGCTGA
- a CDS encoding holo-ACP synthase, translating to MTEPGSPRLAEPALDPRSDLGADTEPVVRCGVDVAAIDRIRRLRSEFGDSFTRRVFTDSERQYCDATGTPAEHYAARWAAKEAFRKTLSGVTSMPPFGESGVRRRSDGPTLWLGDAAAAALERSLRPQSVPPARTATSVSLTHDRASGIAAAQVTILGVATDV from the coding sequence ATGACCGAACCGGGCAGTCCCCGCCTTGCGGAACCGGCTCTCGACCCGCGGTCGGATCTCGGGGCCGACACCGAACCGGTCGTCCGATGTGGCGTCGACGTGGCCGCGATCGACCGCATCCGCCGGCTCCGCTCGGAGTTCGGCGACTCGTTCACCCGGCGCGTGTTCACCGACTCCGAGCGGCAGTACTGCGACGCCACCGGGACGCCCGCCGAACACTACGCCGCCCGCTGGGCGGCCAAGGAGGCGTTTCGCAAGACGCTCTCGGGCGTGACCTCGATGCCGCCGTTCGGCGAGTCCGGCGTGCGCCGCCGGTCGGACGGGCCCACGCTGTGGCTCGGTGACGCCGCCGCCGCCGCGCTCGAACGGTCGCTGCGGCCCCAGTCGGTCCCGCCGGCGCGGACGGCGACGAGCGTCAGTCTCACTCACGACCGGGCGTCCGGGATTGCCGCGGCGCAGGTAACGATCCTCGGGGTCGCCACCGATGTCTGA
- a CDS encoding ACP S-malonyltransferase yields the protein MSDADASGSADSRADAGPKTAILFPGQGSQTPGMGQAFYEAWSETRRRFDALSDAVDIDVPSLCFEADPETLASTEYTQPCVYTSGVATFAGLVDRFGIAPDFVAGHSLGHLGALSAAGSLAPAAGIDLVRRRGDHMERAAQTGEDGAMIAVLTRDREVVEEANRRADGVSIAAVNTDSQTVISGPASAVETAREFVADRTRARFAELDVGAAFHSASMRPAATAFADDLERTEFADATVPVVSDVTGGVYHGGDRAVAELEGQVVSTVDWRAVVETLRDRGVERFVELPPAGTLTGFVDSLRPDAETVALETPADAREVFAA from the coding sequence ATGTCTGATGCCGACGCGTCCGGATCGGCCGACTCACGGGCCGATGCCGGGCCGAAGACGGCGATCCTGTTTCCCGGTCAGGGGAGCCAGACTCCCGGGATGGGACAGGCGTTCTACGAGGCCTGGTCGGAGACGCGGCGGCGGTTCGACGCGCTCTCCGACGCGGTCGACATCGACGTTCCATCGCTGTGTTTCGAGGCCGACCCCGAGACGCTCGCGTCGACGGAGTACACGCAGCCCTGCGTGTACACGTCTGGCGTCGCCACGTTCGCGGGACTGGTCGACCGATTCGGGATCGCGCCGGACTTCGTGGCCGGTCACAGTCTCGGGCACCTCGGCGCCCTGTCGGCGGCTGGCTCTCTCGCCCCCGCGGCGGGGATCGACCTCGTTCGCCGCCGCGGCGACCACATGGAACGCGCCGCGCAGACGGGCGAAGACGGCGCCATGATCGCTGTGCTCACCCGCGATCGGGAGGTCGTCGAGGAGGCGAACCGCCGCGCCGACGGGGTCAGCATCGCGGCCGTGAACACCGACTCGCAGACGGTCATCAGCGGCCCGGCCTCCGCCGTCGAGACCGCTCGCGAGTTCGTCGCGGACCGGACGCGGGCCAGGTTCGCTGAACTCGACGTCGGGGCGGCGTTCCACTCGGCGTCGATGCGCCCGGCGGCCACCGCCTTCGCGGACGACCTCGAACGCACCGAGTTCGCCGACGCGACCGTCCCGGTCGTCTCTGACGTGACGGGCGGGGTGTATCACGGGGGAGACCGCGCCGTCGCCGAACTCGAAGGCCAGGTCGTCTCGACCGTCGACTGGCGGGCCGTCGTCGAGACGCTCCGAGACAGGGGCGTCGAGCGGTTCGTCGAACTCCCGCCGGCGGGCACGCTGACGGGATTCGTCGATTCCCTCCGTCCGGACGCCGAGACCGTCGCGCTGGAAACGCCCGCGGACGCCCGGGAGGTGTTCGCCGCGTGA
- a CDS encoding aldehyde dehydrogenase family protein: protein MTTSRTDDALTVAERVDRARSAQERIATVDQQRADELARAAAWALYRDAAAREVAELAVERTGVGAVEDKVFKTKRQLLGALDDLRDAPSVGVLSRGDGLIEVAEPVGVVGALTPATNPVATVPHLATLALKGRNAIVVSPAPGTGPACRRAVEHVREQLEWIDAPPDLVQAVDGRGTRDTVEALASAADFVQATSSQSVVDIAQRSGTPNHGVAVGNVVVVVDETVDAATAAERLAASTVLDHGATCVNANVAVLHDAVATGVLDALVADGGYRCSPGETEAVADHLFSASGALDRSSVGSSATDIADAAGIGVPPETRFLLVDGDGLAPDHPLFGEKLSPVVTTRTVDGFGDGLELADAILTHEGRGHSCAVYTDSNRRVRSAAERLPVGRLLVNQSSIALAGGESNAVPFTLSLGGGTWAGNQSDGNLSYREFLDVTTVVRPRSEPVDEPETLFEGYPAGDETRPFYSRN, encoded by the coding sequence GTGACTACTAGCCGGACGGACGACGCTCTGACAGTCGCCGAGCGCGTCGACCGCGCCCGCAGCGCACAGGAACGGATCGCAACGGTCGACCAGCAACGGGCCGACGAGCTCGCTCGGGCGGCCGCGTGGGCGCTGTACCGCGACGCGGCGGCGCGGGAGGTCGCCGAACTCGCCGTCGAGCGGACCGGCGTCGGGGCCGTCGAAGACAAGGTGTTCAAGACCAAGCGACAGCTGCTCGGCGCGCTGGACGACCTCCGGGACGCGCCCTCCGTCGGCGTCCTCAGTCGGGGGGACGGTCTGATCGAAGTCGCCGAGCCCGTCGGCGTCGTCGGCGCGCTCACGCCGGCGACGAACCCGGTCGCGACCGTCCCCCACCTCGCGACGCTGGCGCTGAAAGGGCGGAACGCGATCGTCGTCTCGCCGGCGCCGGGAACGGGCCCGGCCTGTCGACGGGCCGTCGAGCACGTCCGCGAGCAGCTCGAATGGATCGACGCGCCGCCGGACCTGGTCCAGGCTGTCGACGGACGGGGCACGCGGGACACCGTCGAGGCGCTGGCGAGCGCGGCGGACTTCGTGCAGGCGACGTCGTCGCAGTCGGTCGTCGACATCGCACAGCGGTCCGGAACGCCCAACCACGGGGTCGCGGTCGGGAACGTGGTCGTGGTCGTCGACGAGACCGTCGACGCGGCCACTGCCGCCGAGCGCCTCGCCGCCAGCACCGTCCTCGATCACGGCGCGACGTGCGTCAACGCCAACGTGGCGGTGCTCCACGACGCGGTCGCGACCGGGGTCCTCGACGCTCTCGTCGCCGACGGGGGCTACCGGTGTAGCCCCGGGGAGACGGAGGCCGTCGCCGACCACCTGTTCTCGGCGAGCGGCGCCCTGGATCGGAGCTCCGTCGGAAGCTCCGCGACCGACATCGCCGACGCCGCTGGCATCGGCGTACCGCCGGAGACGCGGTTCCTGCTGGTCGACGGCGACGGGCTCGCCCCCGACCACCCGCTGTTCGGCGAGAAGCTATCTCCGGTGGTGACCACCCGAACCGTCGACGGGTTCGGGGACGGTCTGGAGCTCGCAGACGCGATTCTCACACACGAGGGGCGCGGCCACTCGTGTGCCGTGTACACGGACTCGAACAGGCGGGTCCGTTCGGCGGCCGAGCGACTGCCGGTCGGCCGCCTCCTCGTGAACCAGTCGAGCATCGCGCTCGCCGGCGGGGAGTCGAACGCGGTCCCGTTCACGCTGTCGCTGGGCGGCGGAACGTGGGCGGGCAACCAGTCCGACGGGAACCTCAGCTACCGGGAGTTCCTCGACGTGACGACCGTCGTGCGACCGCGGTCCGAACCGGTCGACGAACCGGAGACGCTGTTCGAGGGATATCCCGCCGGCGACGAGACGCGGCCGTTCTATAGTAGAAATTGA
- the fabG gene encoding 3-oxoacyl-ACP reductase FabG, which yields MDGDVAVVTGGTRGIGRATAEKLAASGAAVVATYHSDEAAAAETLASLESIADPDRVGTRQFDVGDHDAVEAAVAEIVDEYGRPTVLVNNAGIMSNGLLVRMSPEQWERVVRTNLTGTFNCTREATRHMLRGDGGRIVNVASVAAQRGWAGQANYAASKAGVVGFTRSIASELGGKSIRVNAVAPGYTETDMYETELADAEREAVEAETASGVPASPEEVADAIAFLASERSSYVNGEVLRVDDGLIG from the coding sequence ATGGACGGCGACGTCGCCGTCGTCACCGGGGGAACTCGCGGAATCGGCAGGGCCACCGCCGAGAAGCTGGCCGCCAGCGGGGCGGCGGTCGTCGCGACCTACCACAGCGACGAGGCGGCCGCGGCCGAGACGCTCGCTTCGCTGGAGTCGATCGCCGACCCCGACCGGGTCGGTACCCGTCAGTTCGACGTCGGCGACCACGACGCCGTCGAGGCGGCCGTCGCCGAGATCGTCGACGAGTACGGCCGGCCGACCGTTCTCGTGAACAACGCGGGGATCATGTCCAACGGGCTGCTCGTCCGGATGTCCCCGGAGCAGTGGGAGCGCGTCGTCAGGACGAACCTGACGGGGACGTTCAACTGTACGCGGGAAGCGACGCGGCACATGCTCAGGGGCGACGGCGGGCGGATCGTCAACGTCGCGTCCGTCGCCGCCCAGCGCGGGTGGGCCGGCCAGGCGAACTACGCCGCCAGCAAGGCCGGCGTCGTCGGCTTCACCCGTTCGATCGCCAGCGAGCTCGGCGGCAAGTCGATCCGGGTCAACGCCGTCGCCCCCGGGTACACGGAGACGGACATGTACGAAACGGAACTCGCCGACGCCGAGCGCGAGGCCGTCGAAGCCGAGACGGCGTCGGGCGTCCCCGCCTCGCCGGAGGAGGTCGCCGACGCGATCGCGTTTCTCGCCAGCGAGCGGTCCTCGTACGTGAACGGGGAAGTCCTCCGGGTCGACGACGGATTGATCGGCTGA
- a CDS encoding L-threonylcarbamoyladenylate synthase, with translation MIEEKLLEPTPEGIDTAAECILDGGVVVAPSDTNLALTLDPWNEDAIERAFRIKNREPTDPLTMFIRDPDDWDVWGTIDQPERVDALVEAFWPGPLNVIVEKTGEVPDRVVAGGDTVAIGCLGNPVWRDLSAAVDMPLCMTSANLTGQADDQLVDLELAMNQVGDRVDYLLEGSAQETTQSSTIVDLTGDEPSVPRLGDVTVDELNEVVDIFPTSSA, from the coding sequence ATGATCGAGGAGAAACTGCTCGAGCCGACGCCCGAGGGGATCGACACGGCGGCCGAGTGCATCCTCGATGGGGGCGTCGTCGTCGCGCCGAGCGACACCAACCTCGCGCTGACGCTGGACCCCTGGAACGAGGACGCCATCGAGCGCGCGTTCAGGATCAAGAACCGCGAGCCGACCGACCCGCTCACGATGTTCATTCGCGACCCCGACGACTGGGACGTCTGGGGGACGATCGACCAGCCCGAACGCGTCGACGCCCTCGTCGAGGCGTTCTGGCCGGGCCCGCTGAACGTCATCGTCGAGAAGACCGGCGAGGTCCCGGACCGCGTGGTCGCCGGGGGCGACACGGTCGCGATCGGCTGTCTCGGTAATCCGGTCTGGCGCGACCTGTCGGCCGCCGTAGACATGCCGCTCTGTATGACCTCGGCGAACCTCACGGGGCAGGCCGACGACCAGCTGGTCGATCTCGAGCTGGCGATGAATCAGGTCGGCGATCGCGTCGATTACCTCCTCGAGGGGAGCGCCCAGGAGACGACCCAGTCGAGCACGATCGTCGATCTGACCGGCGACGAACCGAGCGTTCCTCGGCTCGGCGACGTCACCGTCGACGAGCTGAACGAGGTAGTCGACATCTTCCCGACGTCCTCCGCCTAG
- a CDS encoding acyl carrier protein, translated as MSSVTTAERIDSIVADRLHIEQSAFGDDTLLDGETLDAESLDIVEIAEALDENLNAFVPVNEIEEMDTVGDLKAFVEAELGA; from the coding sequence ATGTCGTCAGTAACTACGGCAGAACGGATAGACTCGATCGTCGCCGACCGACTCCACATCGAGCAGTCGGCGTTCGGAGACGACACTCTGCTCGACGGTGAGACGCTCGACGCGGAGTCGCTGGACATCGTCGAAATCGCGGAGGCGCTCGACGAGAACCTGAACGCGTTCGTCCCGGTCAACGAAATCGAGGAGATGGACACTGTCGGCGATCTCAAGGCGTTCGTCGAAGCGGAGCTCGGGGCGTAG
- a CDS encoding alpha-hydroxy-acid oxidizing protein: MSEEQSHGERRQGEVYVDGTLKGNDRDTPVAYDRLQSAARETLSSEAFAYVAGGAGSERTMRNNRRAFDRWRLVPRMLRDVDDRELTTRLFGQTLPVPFLLAPIGVQSIVHDEAELATARAAATEEIPLVQSMAASRRLEDVASALGETPGWFQLYWSRDREVTRSAIDRAERAGYGAIVVTVDTPLLGWRERDVREGYLPFLDGEGLANYTTDPAFRDRLDAPPEEDEEAAIREFLDVFTDASLDWEDLSWLSAQTDLPLIVKGIVAPEDARLAVEHGADGVVVSNHGGRQVDGAVASLAVLPEIAEAVGSVPVLFDSGIRTGADALKALALGADAVLLGRPYAYGLAVGGASGVRDVAANFRADLDITMGLVGCSRPADVDRQVVRRTARPPAETR, from the coding sequence ATGTCGGAGGAGCAATCGCACGGCGAGCGACGACAGGGCGAGGTGTACGTCGACGGCACCCTGAAGGGCAACGACCGCGATACGCCGGTCGCGTACGACCGGCTGCAGTCGGCGGCCAGGGAGACGCTGTCGAGCGAGGCGTTCGCGTACGTCGCCGGCGGCGCCGGGAGCGAGCGGACGATGCGGAACAACCGCCGCGCGTTCGACCGCTGGCGGCTGGTCCCCCGGATGCTCCGCGACGTCGACGACCGCGAGCTGACCACCCGGCTGTTCGGTCAGACGCTGCCCGTCCCGTTCCTCCTGGCCCCGATCGGCGTCCAGTCCATCGTCCACGACGAGGCGGAACTCGCGACGGCCCGGGCCGCCGCGACCGAGGAGATACCGCTCGTCCAGAGCATGGCGGCGTCCCGTCGCCTGGAAGACGTGGCGTCGGCCCTGGGGGAGACCCCGGGGTGGTTCCAGCTGTACTGGAGCCGCGACCGCGAGGTGACCAGGAGCGCCATCGACCGGGCCGAGCGTGCGGGATACGGAGCGATCGTGGTGACGGTCGACACGCCGCTGCTCGGCTGGCGTGAGCGGGACGTCCGCGAGGGGTACCTGCCGTTTCTCGACGGCGAGGGGCTGGCGAACTACACGACGGATCCGGCGTTCCGCGACCGGCTCGACGCGCCCCCCGAGGAAGACGAGGAGGCGGCGATCCGGGAGTTTCTCGACGTGTTCACCGACGCCTCGCTGGACTGGGAGGACCTCTCGTGGCTCTCGGCACAGACCGATCTCCCCCTGATCGTCAAGGGGATCGTCGCTCCGGAGGACGCCCGCCTCGCGGTCGAACACGGCGCCGACGGCGTCGTCGTCTCGAACCACGGCGGCCGACAGGTCGACGGGGCAGTCGCGTCGCTCGCGGTTCTGCCCGAGATCGCGGAGGCGGTCGGATCCGTCCCCGTGCTGTTCGATAGCGGGATCCGAACGGGCGCCGACGCGCTGAAAGCACTGGCGCTCGGTGCGGACGCCGTCCTCCTCGGTCGGCCCTACGCCTACGGCCTCGCCGTCGGTGGCGCGTCCGGCGTCCGTGACGTCGCCGCGAACTTCCGGGCCGACCTGGACATCACGATGGGGCTCGTGGGCTGTTCGCGGCCCGCGGACGTCGACCGCCAGGTCGTCCGACGCACCGCTCGACCGCCAGCCGAAACCCGGTGA
- a CDS encoding CaiB/BaiF CoA transferase family protein, with amino-acid sequence MQDTNRDTTGTDDRLPLEGVRVIDAGTLIAAPLAASLLADFGAEVVKIEHPEYGDGLRQLEPMKDEVPLWWKVTGRNKECVTLDLSTDEGARLFRELARDADVVTENYRPGTMEKWGLGYDALSEVNPELVMLRVSGYGQTGPDSDRPGFGRIASAKSGVTTLIGEEDGPPMTPGFPLADTVAGVFGALGVLIALYERERSGGQVVDLGLYEGLFRLLEFTAIEYDQTGTVSRRSGNDHSYVAPSSTYETADGEYLTITATTPSIWARLCAAMDKEGLVDNPRFETNERRVEHADEINGIVQGWVGAHTREELEDALAAHDVPYGFAYDVEDIFADDHYWAREMLVSVADEDLDDPVVQGVVPKLRETPGEVSHLGRKHGADTEAVYRRLCDLSDEDIERLRSEGIV; translated from the coding sequence ATGCAGGACACCAATCGCGACACGACGGGCACGGACGACCGGCTCCCGCTCGAGGGGGTTCGCGTCATCGACGCGGGGACGCTGATAGCGGCGCCGCTGGCCGCCAGCCTCCTGGCCGACTTCGGCGCGGAGGTCGTCAAAATCGAGCACCCCGAGTACGGCGACGGGCTCAGACAGCTCGAACCGATGAAAGACGAGGTGCCGCTGTGGTGGAAAGTGACCGGCCGGAACAAGGAGTGCGTGACGCTCGACCTGTCCACCGACGAGGGCGCACGGCTGTTCAGGGAGTTAGCCCGCGACGCCGACGTCGTCACCGAGAACTATCGGCCGGGCACGATGGAGAAGTGGGGGCTCGGATACGACGCGCTCTCCGAAGTGAACCCGGAACTGGTCATGTTGCGGGTCTCCGGATACGGACAGACCGGCCCGGACAGCGACCGGCCCGGTTTCGGGCGCATCGCCAGCGCGAAAAGCGGCGTGACGACCCTGATCGGCGAGGAAGACGGACCGCCGATGACCCCGGGGTTCCCCCTCGCCGACACCGTCGCGGGCGTGTTCGGTGCGCTCGGCGTCCTGATCGCGCTCTACGAGCGCGAGCGGAGCGGGGGACAGGTCGTCGACCTCGGCCTGTACGAGGGGCTGTTCCGCCTCCTCGAGTTCACCGCCATCGAGTACGACCAGACGGGCACCGTGAGCCGCCGGTCCGGAAACGATCACTCCTACGTGGCGCCGAGTTCGACCTACGAGACCGCCGACGGTGAGTACCTCACGATCACGGCGACGACTCCCAGCATCTGGGCCCGCCTCTGTGCGGCGATGGACAAGGAGGGCCTGGTCGACAATCCCCGCTTCGAGACCAACGAACGGCGCGTCGAACACGCCGACGAGATCAACGGGATCGTTCAGGGGTGGGTCGGTGCACACACCCGCGAGGAACTCGAAGACGCCCTGGCCGCCCACGACGTCCCCTACGGCTTCGCCTACGACGTCGAGGACATCTTCGCCGACGACCACTACTGGGCCCGCGAGATGCTCGTTTCCGTGGCCGACGAGGACCTCGACGACCCCGTCGTTCAGGGCGTGGTCCCGAAACTCCGGGAGACGCCGGGGGAAGTCAGCCACCTCGGTCGGAAGCACGGCGCCGACACGGAGGCGGTGTACCGACGGCTCTGCGACCTCTCGGACGAGGACATCGAACGGTTGCGTTCCGAGGGAATCGTCTAG
- a CDS encoding Rieske (2Fe-2S) protein — protein MSEDGLHRVADADSLSHGDRIVTEVRGREVCVFNLDGEYYGLSNYCVHQGGPACEGARSGQLTESDGELRYERSGEFVSCPWHGWKFDIRTGEDLARPDDYRLPTYETVERDGGIYVRL, from the coding sequence ATGTCCGAGGACGGTCTACACAGGGTCGCCGACGCAGACAGCCTGTCACACGGCGACAGGATCGTCACCGAGGTCCGGGGCAGAGAGGTGTGCGTGTTCAACCTCGACGGCGAGTACTACGGCCTGTCGAACTACTGCGTCCATCAGGGCGGGCCCGCCTGCGAGGGCGCGCGAAGCGGGCAGCTGACCGAATCCGACGGCGAACTGCGTTACGAGCGGTCGGGCGAGTTCGTCAGCTGTCCGTGGCACGGCTGGAAGTTCGACATCAGGACCGGCGAGGACCTCGCGCGACCGGACGACTACCGGCTACCGACCTACGAAACCGTCGAGCGCGACGGGGGGATCTACGTCCGGCTATGA